The following are from one region of the Lepeophtheirus salmonis chromosome 8, UVic_Lsal_1.4, whole genome shotgun sequence genome:
- the LOC121123712 gene encoding piggyBac transposable element-derived protein 4-like — MSNHLNQVLLILMTILLFLTIEMPGCNQVTQFPSSKKHKSTDLLEESMYVGKDNTIWHKQIGNGEISARFSPENILKEVSGPSSFAKLNIITDKTLSAFEVLIDNYIIDHIVKCTIVEARSKLKNDVWTTSKRKKLQLIAIMYVRGILVKGQPTEVIWSRKLGINLFRNTIPCDRYKELLRYIRFDIRSKRSQRLQNDKFASISMVWDRFVENCKSSYRPGENITIDEQLFPKKARYPFTQYMTKKPHKFGIKFWLAVDASSKYLVNGFPYLGKDSQRPGNKSLSEYVVMKLKEPYLCEGRNIATTDNFFTSLPLANELQKNRTTI; from the exons atGTCCAACCACCTCAATCAAGTTCTTCTGATTCTGATGACTATTCTGTTGTTTTTGACAATCG aaatgccAGGATGTAATCAAGTGACTCAATTCCCGTcttctaagaaacataaatcaaccGACTTATTAGAAGAGTCAATGTATGTTGGCAAGGATAACACAATCTGGCACAAACAAATAGGAAATGGAGAAATTTCAGCCCGTTTTAGCccagaaaacattttgaaggaagtctCAGGTCCATCATCATTTGCAAAACTTAACATCATTACAGATAAAACATTATCAGCTTTTGAAGTCTTgatcgataattatattattgatcacattgtaaaatgtacGATAGTTGAGGCTCGTTCAAAACTTAAGAATGATGTATGGACAACCAGCAAACGAAAAAAACTCCAACTGATTGCAATAATGTATGTGAGAGGAATCTTAGTCAAAGGGCAGCCGACAGAAGTCATTTGGTCAAGAAAATTGGGGATCAATCTTTTTAGGAATACTATCCCTTGCGACAgatataaggaattattgagATATATCCGCTTTGATATTCGTTCCAAAAGATCACAAAGACTTCAAAACGACAAGTTTGCCTCGATTTCAATGGTATGGGATCGATTTGTCGAAAATTGTAAGTCATCATACAGGCCAGGTGAAAATATTACCATTGATGAGcaactattcccaaaaaaagCTAGATATCCATTTACCCAATATATGACTAAAAAGCCTcataaatttggtataaaattttggttagcaGTTGATGCATCGTCCAAATACTTGGTAAATGGATTTCCTTACTTGGGAAAAGATTCTCAAAGACCaggaaataaatctttatcagaATATGTCGTAATGAAGCTAAAGGAACCATATTTGTGTGAAGGGAGGAATATTGCTACAACAGATAATTTCTTTACATCATTGCCTCTTGCAAATGAACTTCAGAAAAATAGGACGACTATTTAA